The Aspergillus nidulans FGSC A4 chromosome VIII genome contains the following window.
CCAGTTCCTACGACATGGTACAGATAGAGCTTTCCACGGCCAATCTACACAAGTCGATTCACTAACTCCAACCCTCAGGCGAGCGCACGCCGGTATCTTCGCGCTTTGAGAATGTACAGCTTAATTCAATTGCGTGTGGGCGGTACTTGAGCTAATCTATTCTTCTAGGCAGGACTGCCACCATGTAATTGATACGATAATCCCgattctcgtcttcgcttTCCCCCGCTGAccactcttttcctcccaAGACTGGCCTTACTGCAATGTTGCCCGCCGCATGGTCCAGATGGCCGCGAGCAATGAGGACCTTTCGTCATGGAACGCCTTCAAGTGGCGGAGGAAGTTCGAGACATTCGGCGATAGGGACCAAACAATAGTGACTGTCGGTGCAGGTGGTGACATTGAGGGAATATGGCAAGTTATGCCTAGGGGCAGTCTACGTGGATCCTAGCCTATTCTAATTGCGATCCAAACAGTCAGCACGGCGAATTAACGGATAAAGGACGTGAGACGACCTACCAGCTCGGCCAACGTCTGCGACATCTGTATGTGAACCAGCTCGGATTCATGCCCAAAATCAAGTCCGACACAGAGGACATGTATCTCCGTGCTACGACCATTCCAAGAGCTCTGGAATCTCTGCAACAGGCATTCTGGGGGATGTATCCCGCTAGTGCACGTACAGAGGACTTTCAACCGCCAGTGATTATAGCGCGGTCTGTGTCAGAGGAGACGCTCTTTCCCAACGAGAGCAGCTGCCGTCGATTCAGACAGCTTGCTAGACTTTTCGCCGATAAAGCAGCCAAAAAATGTGCGTACGCAAGCTCGGACGCTGACCATATACTCACGTATATTCCGTGACAGGGAACAATTCCGAAGAAATGGACTATATCAACAGTGTTTATGGCAAATGGATGCCTGAGAATTCACCCCGAGTGGCTGTTGATTCTCACCCACGACTATCTGGTATACAGGACACAATTAATGCCACAGACGCTCATGGCCCCGCCACAAGACTCCCCTCGGAATTCTACAATAACAAGGCCCGAGCTTATATGGAGCACATAGCCGTCGATGAGTGGTTCACCGGTTATAACGAAAGCACGGAGTACCGTAAACTTGGCATCGGAGCTCTGATGGGCGATATCGTCGACCGCATGGTTGCCACTGCCGTAGATGGCGGCTGGCGCAGCCAAACCGCCGCTTCTGGTTCCTCTGTGGAGAAGGGCAAGGCAATCAAGTTCGCCATGAGCGGATGCCATGACACCACTCTCGCCGCCATTCTAGGCAGTCTGGGTACCCTGGATAACAGATGGCCTCCTTTTACTTCCTCCATTGCCATAGAACTCTTCTCTCGCGCAGACTCAACGTCTGAAAGCACAGATACCGCACTTCCGGCGCCCAAGCAAGGCAGTggcctcttctccttcttgtccggctcatcttctgcaaaCTCACGCAAGACTCATCTCCCTCCCTCTTCGACCGCCCGCACGCCTCTTGAATCTCTCCCCGAGTCAGCGCGCCAAGCCCTCCAAAAGAATTACGTCCGTATTCGCTACAATGACCGAGTCGTGCGCATCCCTGGCTGTGCTGTGAAGCCAGAGAATCACTTACCTGGCGACGACACGTTCTGCACATTGGAGGCGTTTAAGGAAATCGTTGATAAATTTACGCCGAAGAATTGGAAAAACGAATGCGTTCAAAATCTGGGTGAGGGGTTGTAtggcaag
Protein-coding sequences here:
- a CDS encoding putative acid phosphatase (transcript_id=CADANIAT00001700); the encoded protein is MTTLIPRGPYTQDEVEKLYPKELKLQLVQVFLRHGERTPVSSRFENAGLPPYWPYCNVARRMVQMAASNEDLSSWNAFKWRRKFETFGDRDQTIVTVGAGGDIEGICQHGELTDKGRETTYQLGQRLRHLYVNQLGFMPKIKSDTEDMYLRATTIPRALESLQQAFWGMYPASARTEDFQPPVIIARSVSEETLFPNESSCRRFRQLARLFADKAAKKWNNSEEMDYINSVYGKWMPENSPRVAVDSHPRLSGIQDTINATDAHGPATRLPSEFYNNKARAYMEHIAVDEWFTGYNESTEYRKLGIGALMGDIVDRMVATAVDGGWRSQTAASGSSVEKGKAIKFAMSGCHDTTLAAILGSLGTLDNRWPPFTSSIAIELFSRADSTSESTDTALPAPKQGSGLFSFLSGSSSANSRKTHLPPSSTARTPLESLPESARQALQKNYVRIRYNDRVVRIPGCAVKPENHLPGDDTFCTLEAFKEIVDKFTPKNWKNECVQNLGEGLYGKDEKEKAISGF